A stretch of Clostridium sp. BJN0001 DNA encodes these proteins:
- a CDS encoding ABC-ATPase domain-containing protein, whose protein sequence is MKSSSYLKDMLTSINHKGYPKYKSLKGSYDFDYFILSLEHIQSDPFASPSRVKVSVKNDYAMFPYNLYDKKYKKISLEDYLIRLFSNNIKKYLPYLSGSGKSGLIKISSCGQEIIEKSALSITDEYIEVGFEIGFPARGRTILSDELKKIFFSVLPKIIDNTLLYKNLNKKEIENRINLSEDQFYLRKEIKEKNLIAFIRNGSILPRESGISQNPLKSAVKFVSPKSMEVKITLPHAGTIVGMGIQKGITLIAGGGYHGKSTLLKALELGIYNHIEGDGREYLVTDETAVKIRAEDGRYIDNDDISLFINNLPNKKDTTSFSTDNASGSTSQAANIIEAIESLTNLFLIDEDTSATNFMIRDDLMQKLISKDKEPITPFIERAKLIYKELCISSVIVVGSFGGYFDIADTVIKMDNYIPYDVTLDAKSLMSGDILKRIKDSNENINIKFTRVIKKGFIPISKKGVKIKATAQNILINRSSIDMSYVEQICDSKQLLCLGYILKYIDEKLADNKKTVQEIADEVLNLLQKDGFNFLFSGNFKLYNLAMVRKQDIISCISRFRDLKM, encoded by the coding sequence ATGAAAAGTAGTTCCTATTTAAAAGATATGTTAACTTCCATAAATCATAAAGGCTACCCTAAATATAAATCCTTAAAAGGTTCTTATGACTTCGATTATTTTATCCTTTCACTAGAACATATACAATCAGATCCTTTCGCCTCTCCATCTAGAGTAAAAGTTTCTGTAAAAAATGACTATGCAATGTTTCCATATAATTTATATGATAAGAAATATAAAAAAATATCTCTTGAAGATTATCTTATACGTCTTTTTTCGAACAATATAAAAAAATATTTACCATATTTAAGTGGTTCTGGTAAAAGCGGACTAATAAAAATTTCTTCATGTGGTCAAGAAATAATTGAAAAATCTGCTTTATCTATTACAGATGAATATATTGAAGTTGGTTTTGAAATTGGTTTTCCAGCACGAGGAAGGACTATTCTTTCAGATGAACTTAAAAAAATATTTTTTAGTGTTCTTCCTAAAATAATTGATAATACATTATTATACAAAAATTTAAATAAAAAGGAAATAGAAAACCGTATTAATCTTTCAGAAGATCAATTTTATTTAAGAAAAGAAATCAAAGAAAAAAATCTAATTGCATTTATAAGAAATGGTTCAATTCTTCCTCGTGAAAGTGGAATATCACAAAATCCTTTAAAATCAGCAGTAAAATTTGTATCACCTAAATCTATGGAAGTTAAAATAACTCTCCCTCATGCAGGTACAATAGTTGGAATGGGTATACAAAAAGGAATAACACTAATTGCAGGAGGCGGATACCACGGAAAATCAACTCTTTTAAAAGCACTTGAACTTGGTATCTATAATCATATAGAAGGTGACGGCAGAGAATACTTAGTTACTGATGAAACCGCTGTGAAAATTCGTGCAGAAGATGGTAGATACATAGATAACGATGATATATCCCTCTTTATTAATAATCTTCCAAATAAAAAAGACACCACATCTTTTTCAACTGATAATGCAAGTGGAAGCACATCACAGGCTGCAAATATAATTGAAGCTATTGAATCTTTAACTAATCTTTTTCTTATTGATGAAGATACCTCTGCAACCAACTTTATGATACGTGATGATTTAATGCAGAAATTAATATCAAAAGATAAAGAACCTATAACTCCATTTATAGAACGTGCAAAACTTATATATAAAGAGCTTTGCATATCATCAGTAATTGTTGTTGGAAGCTTTGGAGGTTACTTTGATATCGCAGATACCGTTATTAAAATGGACAATTACATCCCTTATGATGTTACCTTAGATGCAAAATCTTTAATGAGTGGAGATATATTAAAAAGAATAAAAGACTCTAATGAAAACATAAATATAAAATTTACTAGAGTTATAAAAAAAGGTTTTATTCCAATCTCAAAAAAGGGAGTAAAAATAAAAGCTACTGCACAAAATATATTAATAAATAGGTCCTCTATAGACATGTCATATGTTGAACAGATTTGTGATTCTAAACAGCTTTTATGTCTTGGTTACATTCTTAAATATATTGACGAAAAGCTTGCAGATAATAAAAAAACAGTACAGGAAATTGCAGATGAAGTTTTAAATCTTCTTCAAAAAGATGGCTTTAATTTTCTATTTTCAGGTAATTTTAAGTTATATAACCTTGCAATGGTAAGAAAGCAGGACATTATATCAT
- a CDS encoding DUF1836 domain-containing protein: MNNINTDAYINEAAKNNNLNPSDIPDIDLYMDQVMQLFETKLSDTKRYPDDKVLTKTMINNYAKDHLLMKIKNKKYTKNHLILMSLIYNLKGSLSLNDIKSLLLPIVESLEDDSAYPLEELYKTYLDLYKLNTDEFKNSSELVCTNIEKLMNKNLDSSDEFYQKFLLILSFVNMSNMYRRASEKMIDNFFNADKEDK; encoded by the coding sequence TTGAATAATATAAATACAGATGCTTATATAAATGAAGCAGCCAAAAATAATAATTTAAATCCTTCAGACATACCTGATATAGATTTATATATGGATCAGGTTATGCAGCTTTTTGAAACAAAGCTTTCTGATACAAAAAGATATCCTGATGATAAAGTCTTAACTAAAACAATGATTAATAATTATGCTAAAGATCATCTTTTAATGAAAATAAAAAATAAAAAATATACAAAAAACCATCTTATACTTATGAGTCTTATATATAATCTTAAAGGTTCATTATCATTAAATGATATTAAATCACTTCTTTTGCCTATTGTTGAATCTTTAGAAGACGACTCAGCATATCCGCTTGAAGAATTATATAAAACATATCTTGATTTATATAAATTAAATACAGATGAATTTAAAAATTCTTCAGAATTAGTATGTACAAATATTGAAAAATTAATGAATAAAAATCTTGATTCTTCCGATGAATTTTATCAGAAGTTTCTTCTTATTCTTTCTTTTGTAAATATGAGTAATATGTATAGACGCGCATCAGAAAAAATGATTGATAATTTCTTTAACGCAGATAAGGAGGATAAATAA
- a CDS encoding hemolysin III family protein: MNKYLREPVNCLTHLTGAVLSLFALIAMIIKAYTSNSSVITIVSVIIFGVSMILLYSASAAYHSVIAKPQIIKIFKKVDHSMIFILIAGSYTPFCLVALHGKIGLELFIAVSACAVLGIIFKIFWVTCPRWVSSTMYIAIGWFAIFAFFPIMHAISTLGIFYLVLGGVMYTIGGVIYALKTDKIRIGCFGRHEIFHVFIMIGTLCHFICIFNYVI; the protein is encoded by the coding sequence ATGAATAAATATTTAAGAGAACCTGTAAATTGTCTAACTCATTTAACTGGTGCGGTGTTATCGCTTTTTGCACTTATTGCAATGATAATAAAGGCATATACAAGTAACTCATCAGTAATTACTATTGTTTCTGTAATAATCTTTGGAGTAAGCATGATCCTTTTGTATAGTGCATCTGCGGCATATCATTCTGTAATTGCAAAGCCTCAGATAATAAAAATATTTAAAAAAGTAGATCACTCTATGATTTTTATATTGATTGCTGGTTCATATACTCCGTTTTGTCTTGTTGCATTACACGGTAAAATAGGACTTGAACTTTTTATTGCAGTATCAGCATGTGCAGTACTTGGAATAATATTTAAAATATTCTGGGTTACATGTCCTAGATGGGTAAGCAGCACAATGTATATAGCAATTGGATGGTTTGCAATATTTGCATTTTTCCCTATAATGCATGCAATTTCAACACTAGGTATATTTTATCTTGTACTTGGAGGAGTAATGTACACAATAGGAGGAGTTATATATGCACTTAAAACAGATAAAATAAGAATAGGATGTTTTGGCAGACATGAAATATTTCATGTTTTTATAATGATAGGAACATTGTGTCATTTTATATGCATATTTAATTATGTAATTTAA
- the proB gene encoding glutamate 5-kinase, translating to MAFRDQLKDVKRIVVKVGSSTLTYSNGNINLNRIEKLTRVLSDIVNSGRQVVLVSSGAIAVGVNKLKLKKKPESIQEKQAVASVGQCELMHVYSKFFGEYSHIVGQVLLTRDVIEDHHIRKNVCNTFETLLNKNIIPIVNENDTVAIDEIENIVRFGDNDNLSAIVSKLINADLLVILSDIDGFYNDDPRKNKNAKLLDEVLEITSELEDCAKGAGTILGTGGMATKIMAAKMATEAGVNMVLANGSEPHILLNILNGDDVGTLFVAK from the coding sequence ATGGCCTTTCGAGATCAGCTTAAGGATGTAAAAAGAATAGTTGTTAAGGTTGGTTCATCAACACTCACATATTCTAATGGAAATATTAATTTAAATAGAATAGAGAAGCTCACACGTGTTTTATCTGATATAGTTAATTCTGGTAGACAGGTAGTTTTGGTATCATCAGGTGCAATAGCAGTTGGAGTAAACAAACTAAAACTTAAAAAGAAACCAGAGTCTATACAGGAAAAGCAGGCAGTTGCATCTGTTGGACAGTGTGAGCTAATGCACGTTTATAGTAAATTTTTTGGAGAGTATAGTCATATCGTAGGTCAGGTCTTATTAACAAGAGATGTTATTGAAGACCACCACATAAGAAAGAATGTATGCAATACATTTGAAACTCTTTTAAATAAAAATATAATACCTATAGTTAATGAAAATGATACTGTAGCAATCGACGAGATTGAGAATATAGTACGATTTGGTGACAATGATAATTTATCAGCAATAGTATCAAAACTTATAAATGCAGATCTTCTTGTGATTTTATCAGATATAGATGGTTTCTATAATGATGATCCAAGAAAAAATAAGAACGCTAAGCTTTTAGATGAAGTTTTAGAAATAACTTCTGAACTTGAAGATTGTGCCAAAGGAGCAGGTACAATTCTTGGAACTGGAGGAATGGCAACAAAGATTATGGCAGCAAAGATGGCTACAGAGGCAGGAGTAAATATGGTTCTTGCAAATGGAAGTGAACCGCATATTCTTCTTAACATATTAAATGGGGATGATGTCGGAACTTTATTTGTAGCCAAGTAA
- a CDS encoding glutamate-5-semialdehyde dehydrogenase: MSYLLDIAKKSKESSYDMLCASTEDKNEALKLMADELMKAEDEILKENNVDLKNAEEKGTSQAMLDRLSLSHERLKSMADGLTQIVKLDDPVGEVISMWQRPNGLQIGKKRVPLGVIGIIYEARPNVTCDAAGLCIKSGNAVILRGGSEAINSNKAIIKALKKGISLSKLPDDSLALVENTDREAANQMMKLNGLIDVLIPRGGAGLIQAVVKNATVPVIQTGIGNCHIYVDEKCDFEMAKNIVVNAKASRPAVCNAAEKLLVNEKIAKDFLPIVVKALRENNVEVRGDQKSQVIIDDIIKADDSDWSKEYTDYIIAVKIVKDIDEAIKHINKFGTGHSEAIVTDSYKNSQKFLQKVDAAAVYVNASTRFTDGGEFGFGAEIGISTQKLHARGPMGLKELTTTKYIIYGNGQIRK, translated from the coding sequence ATGAGTTATTTATTAGATATTGCAAAAAAATCAAAAGAATCATCTTATGATATGCTTTGTGCTTCAACAGAAGATAAGAATGAAGCATTAAAACTTATGGCAGATGAGCTTATGAAAGCAGAAGATGAAATATTAAAAGAAAATAATGTAGACTTAAAAAATGCAGAAGAAAAAGGTACTTCACAGGCAATGCTTGATAGACTTTCACTAAGCCATGAAAGACTTAAATCTATGGCAGATGGACTTACTCAAATAGTAAAGCTTGATGATCCTGTAGGAGAAGTAATTTCAATGTGGCAAAGACCTAATGGTTTGCAGATAGGAAAAAAGAGAGTTCCACTTGGGGTAATTGGAATTATCTATGAAGCAAGACCTAATGTTACATGTGATGCTGCAGGACTATGTATAAAGTCAGGAAATGCAGTTATTCTAAGAGGTGGAAGTGAAGCTATAAATTCTAATAAGGCGATTATAAAAGCACTTAAAAAAGGAATTTCGCTTTCAAAACTTCCTGATGATTCATTAGCACTTGTTGAAAATACTGATAGAGAAGCAGCAAATCAGATGATGAAACTTAACGGTCTTATCGATGTTCTAATACCAAGAGGAGGAGCAGGACTTATACAGGCTGTAGTTAAAAATGCCACAGTTCCTGTAATTCAGACAGGTATAGGAAATTGTCATATATACGTTGATGAAAAATGTGATTTTGAGATGGCTAAAAATATAGTAGTAAATGCTAAAGCATCAAGACCTGCTGTATGTAATGCGGCAGAAAAACTTCTTGTAAATGAGAAAATAGCAAAAGATTTTCTCCCAATAGTAGTAAAAGCTTTAAGAGAGAATAATGTTGAAGTAAGAGGAGATCAAAAATCTCAAGTAATAATTGATGACATTATAAAAGCTGACGATTCAGATTGGTCAAAAGAATATACAGACTATATTATCGCAGTAAAGATAGTTAAAGATATTGATGAAGCGATAAAACATATAAATAAATTTGGAACAGGACATTCTGAAGCAATAGTTACAGACAGCTATAAGAATTCTCAAAAATTCCTTCAGAAAGTTGATGCAGCAGCTGTATATGTAAATGCGTCTACAAGATTTACAGACGGCGGTGAATTTGGATTCGGAGCTGAAATAGGAATAAGCACTCAAAAGCTTCATGCAAGAGGACCAATGGGACTTAAAGAACTCACAACTACTAAGTACATAATCTATGGAAATGGCCAGATAAGAAAATAG
- a CDS encoding FeoA family protein: protein MNKQTEVLSEVHMHKKAVVVLIESNKILRRRFFDLGIIEDTIIEPLFKSPMGDPTAYLIRGAVIALRSDEAEYIRVSLL, encoded by the coding sequence ATGAACAAACAAACAGAAGTATTAAGTGAAGTTCATATGCATAAAAAAGCGGTAGTAGTTTTAATAGAATCAAATAAAATACTTAGAAGAAGATTCTTTGATTTAGGAATAATTGAAGATACGATTATAGAGCCTTTATTTAAAAGTCCTATGGGAGATCCAACAGCTTATCTTATAAGAGGTGCTGTAATTGCACTAAGAAGCGATGAGGCAGAATATATAAGAGTATCATTATTGTAA
- the feoB gene encoding ferrous iron transport protein B: MGLTKNSTGIEIVKDVTKGKGSDLTIALAGNPNVGKSTVFNAMTGLNQHTGNWSGKTVSNALGKYIYKDKAVTVVDLPGTYSLLSDSEEEEIARNYICFENPDIVVVVADATSLERNLNLFLQISEMTDNVILCVNLIDEAKKRNINIDIDMLSNILNVTAIETAANKKIGIEDLKNEINNMSVRGSRKSKVINYSEKIEKAIYEIQNLLGFINATDKKLRWISLRLLEGNEKIVNILTDTFYISKDIIKKIDLIREKTNQNMKDKSVSSELIRTIIKEAESVAKKVVSNKESYDKKSYKIDKILVSEKFGIPAMILLLILILWITISLANYPSELLSIMFAKIKEYLINLLINSNTPLWIQGMLLDGVYSTLTWVISVMLPPMAIFFPMFTLLEDLGYLPRIAFNLDKCFKRCCSCGKQALTMCMGLGCNAAGIIGCRIINSPKEKLIAILTNVFMPCNGRFPTLIAISTVFIAAVLGSKAGSIMAAVIVAGVIVLGVLTTLLVSKILSKTILKGIPSHFILELPPYRRPQIGKILVRSLIDRTLFVLGRAVVVAAPAGIVIWLFANIYIGDASLLTLCANFFEPFANLIGVDGYIVVAFILGLPANEIVMPILIMSYLRQKTMADVDSILGLRDILVSNGWTLLTAINVMILCLMHFPCATTLLTIKKETKSIKWTVIAFLIPTVLGILVCLCTTFCYNVIKAII; this comes from the coding sequence ATGGGTCTTACTAAAAATTCTACAGGAATAGAGATAGTTAAAGACGTAACTAAAGGAAAAGGCAGTGATTTAACTATTGCGCTTGCAGGTAATCCTAATGTTGGTAAAAGCACTGTGTTTAATGCAATGACAGGGCTTAATCAGCATACAGGAAATTGGTCTGGAAAAACAGTTTCAAATGCACTTGGAAAATATATTTACAAAGATAAAGCAGTTACTGTAGTTGATCTTCCAGGAACATACTCTCTGCTTTCAGATTCAGAAGAAGAGGAGATTGCGAGGAATTACATCTGTTTTGAAAATCCTGATATAGTTGTTGTTGTAGCAGATGCAACATCACTTGAAAGAAATTTAAATCTCTTTCTTCAAATTTCTGAAATGACGGATAATGTCATTTTATGCGTTAATCTTATTGATGAAGCAAAAAAGCGTAATATAAATATCGATATAGATATGCTTTCTAATATATTAAATGTTACTGCTATAGAAACTGCGGCAAATAAAAAAATAGGAATAGAAGATTTAAAAAATGAGATTAATAATATGAGCGTAAGAGGAAGCAGAAAATCAAAAGTAATTAATTATAGTGAGAAGATAGAAAAAGCCATTTATGAAATCCAAAATTTATTAGGCTTTATTAATGCTACAGACAAAAAGCTTAGATGGATATCTTTAAGACTTCTTGAGGGAAATGAAAAAATAGTAAATATATTAACAGATACTTTTTATATATCAAAAGATATAATAAAAAAAATAGATTTAATAAGAGAAAAGACAAATCAAAATATGAAGGATAAAAGTGTATCGTCTGAATTAATAAGAACAATAATAAAAGAAGCAGAATCGGTAGCAAAGAAAGTGGTTTCAAATAAAGAGTCATATGATAAAAAAAGTTATAAGATAGATAAAATCTTAGTTTCAGAAAAATTTGGAATCCCAGCGATGATACTTTTGCTTATATTAATTTTATGGATAACAATATCTCTTGCAAATTATCCATCAGAACTTCTAAGCATTATGTTCGCTAAAATTAAAGAGTATCTGATAAATTTACTAATAAACAGCAATACACCTTTATGGATTCAAGGAATGCTACTTGATGGAGTATACTCAACACTTACATGGGTTATATCAGTAATGCTCCCACCTATGGCGATATTTTTTCCTATGTTTACGCTATTAGAGGATCTTGGATACCTTCCAAGAATTGCTTTTAATCTTGATAAATGCTTTAAGAGATGCTGCTCATGTGGAAAACAAGCTCTTACTATGTGTATGGGGCTTGGATGTAATGCAGCAGGTATAATTGGATGCAGAATTATTAACTCTCCAAAGGAAAAATTAATTGCTATACTTACAAATGTATTTATGCCATGCAATGGAAGATTTCCAACACTTATTGCTATATCAACTGTTTTTATAGCTGCAGTTTTAGGAAGTAAGGCAGGAAGTATAATGGCAGCAGTAATTGTTGCAGGTGTAATTGTGCTTGGAGTTTTGACAACGCTTCTTGTATCAAAGATATTATCAAAAACAATATTAAAAGGAATACCATCTCATTTTATTTTGGAACTTCCACCATATAGAAGACCACAGATAGGAAAAATACTTGTAAGGTCTCTTATTGATAGAACACTTTTTGTACTTGGAAGAGCTGTTGTAGTTGCAGCACCAGCAGGTATAGTAATATGGCTTTTTGCTAATATATATATAGGTGATGCTTCTCTTCTTACTTTATGTGCAAATTTTTTTGAACCTTTTGCAAATCTTATAGGTGTGGATGGATATATTGTAGTAGCATTTATTTTAGGTCTTCCTGCAAATGAAATAGTTATGCCAATACTTATAATGAGTTATTTAAGACAAAAAACAATGGCTGACGTTGATTCTATTTTAGGACTTAGAGATATTTTAGTTTCTAACGGATGGACACTTTTAACTGCAATAAACGTTATGATACTTTGTCTTATGCACTTTCCTTGTGCAACCACTCTTTTAACTATAAAAAAAGAAACCAAAAGTATTAAATGGACAGTTATTGCATTCTTAATTCCTACCGTTCTTGGAATTTTAGTGTGTCTATGCACAACATTTTGTTATAATGTTATAAAGGCAATAATTTAA
- a CDS encoding sigma-70 family RNA polymerase sigma factor: protein MKSNEKNYIRRLKNKKEDALEFVVDMYLPLIKSAVYKVLSSLKKDGLIEECINDVFLSIWNNSSKFKGEEDDFKKWIYKISKYKAIDYYRKECNKNTQEIDENMYSSNDTVEQNLINKENRKEALNLINKLEETDRKIFIMKFFLGDKSEAIAQKLNLTRSAIDNRVYRAKKKLYKDADIIREANL, encoded by the coding sequence ATGAAAAGCAATGAAAAAAATTATATTAGGCGGCTTAAAAATAAAAAAGAAGATGCGTTAGAATTTGTTGTAGATATGTATCTTCCTTTAATAAAATCCGCCGTATATAAAGTCTTATCTTCACTTAAAAAAGATGGCTTAATAGAAGAATGTATAAATGACGTATTTCTTTCTATTTGGAATAATTCAAGCAAGTTTAAGGGAGAAGAAGACGACTTTAAAAAATGGATATATAAAATATCAAAATACAAAGCTATAGATTATTACAGAAAAGAATGTAATAAAAACACACAGGAAATAGATGAAAATATGTATTCATCTAATGATACTGTTGAACAGAACTTAATAAATAAAGAGAATAGAAAAGAAGCGCTTAATCTTATTAATAAATTAGAAGAGACAGATAGAAAAATATTTATTATGAAGTTTTTCTTAGGAGATAAATCAGAGGCAATTGCTCAAAAGTTAAATTTAACAAGATCTGCAATAGATAATAGAGTTTACAGGGCAAAAAAGAAACTTTATAAAGATGCAGATATTATAAGGGAGGCGAATCTTTAA
- a CDS encoding DUF4179 domain-containing protein — translation MKDIYELLNDIEVDDKEMKEIEVSEIEKERIKKTLRKKIKKQSVLKKAVIAAGLSSVFVLGAVSFSMNNPVYAESIPVIGDIFTFINRENSKLYSGYRENANEINVTKEDKGISITIKDAIFDGRTFTYTYEIKSNKDLGDNITLSSGPRMIKDYRGGLAGSSGVKKVSDCTYVGQDAYTINEKRDSIDFLIDIDKIIDEDDSSIITGNWKFNINLDAIEGKTTEINKGIEKDGIKVNIDKITETPISCIVEYSYKVSDDIKNKFFNSHVGLDAKDNLGNVYESEDDGAYGNTNDQIYHATITFEKINSDATKLILTPKADLSNTGGGVSGDENGVTKDLTPVIDENHPEREEFTMDDIVIELK, via the coding sequence ATGAAAGATATATATGAATTATTAAATGATATAGAAGTAGATGATAAAGAAATGAAAGAAATTGAAGTTTCAGAAATTGAAAAAGAGAGAATAAAAAAGACACTTAGAAAGAAAATAAAAAAACAAAGCGTATTAAAAAAAGCTGTTATTGCAGCAGGACTTTCATCTGTATTTGTTTTAGGTGCAGTTTCATTTTCAATGAATAATCCTGTTTATGCAGAAAGTATACCGGTTATAGGCGATATATTTACATTTATTAATAGGGAAAATTCTAAGCTTTATTCAGGGTATCGTGAAAATGCAAATGAAATTAATGTAACAAAAGAAGATAAAGGAATAAGCATAACAATAAAAGATGCTATTTTTGATGGCAGAACATTTACTTATACTTATGAAATAAAATCAAATAAGGATTTAGGAGACAATATAACATTATCATCAGGACCTAGGATGATAAAAGATTATAGAGGAGGACTTGCTGGATCTTCAGGAGTAAAAAAAGTTTCAGACTGCACATATGTCGGTCAAGACGCATATACAATTAATGAAAAAAGAGACAGTATAGATTTTTTAATTGATATAGATAAAATAATTGATGAAGATGACTCTTCAATAATAACAGGAAACTGGAAATTTAATATAAATCTTGATGCTATAGAAGGTAAGACAACAGAAATAAATAAAGGTATAGAAAAAGATGGAATAAAAGTTAATATAGATAAAATTACTGAAACACCAATATCATGTATTGTTGAATATTCATACAAAGTATCAGATGATATTAAAAATAAGTTCTTTAATAGTCATGTAGGTTTAGATGCAAAAGATAATCTTGGGAATGTATATGAATCGGAAGACGATGGTGCTTATGGAAATACAAATGATCAAATATATCATGCAACAATTACTTTTGAAAAAATAAATTCTGATGCTACAAAACTTATTTTGACACCAAAAGCAGATTTATCTAATACAGGTGGCGGAGTATCTGGAGATGAAAACGGAGTGACAAAAGATTTAACACCTGTTATTGATGAAAATCATCCTGAAAGAGAAGAATTTACAATGGATGATATAGTTATAGAACTTAAGTAA
- a CDS encoding SDR family oxidoreductase, which produces MKDINKYTLITGASSGFGFEFAKIFAKGNHNLILIARNIQKLKSAKEDIKSLYNVNVEILSVDLSVDKAWEKIACFVDKKNIVVDYLINNAGIGSFGYFKDEKEGFEEEIININITSLTKLTKYFFKKMALRGEGNILNVSSTAAFVGGPKMALYYASKAYVLSLTEALHEEGKEFNVNVCCLCPGAADTNFQKNAGIKKSDLVKNYLMSAEFVAKIGVNGLIKKKAIIIPGYKNKLLIFINRLISRSFSRKIIFKCNKN; this is translated from the coding sequence ATGAAGGATATTAATAAGTATACATTAATAACAGGTGCAAGCTCAGGATTTGGTTTTGAATTTGCAAAAATATTTGCTAAAGGTAATCACAATCTTATACTTATAGCAAGAAATATTCAAAAGTTAAAGTCTGCAAAAGAAGATATAAAGAGCTTATATAATGTGAATGTAGAGATATTATCAGTAGATTTATCTGTAGATAAAGCATGGGAAAAGATAGCTTGTTTTGTGGATAAAAAAAATATTGTTGTGGATTATCTTATAAATAATGCAGGGATAGGTAGCTTTGGATATTTTAAAGATGAAAAAGAAGGCTTTGAAGAAGAGATTATAAACATAAATATTACTTCATTAACTAAGCTTACAAAATATTTCTTTAAGAAAATGGCATTAAGAGGAGAAGGAAATATTTTAAATGTTTCATCAACAGCTGCATTTGTAGGAGGACCTAAAATGGCTCTTTATTATGCAAGTAAAGCTTATGTATTATCACTTACAGAAGCACTTCATGAAGAGGGAAAAGAGTTTAATGTTAATGTGTGCTGTTTATGTCCTGGCGCAGCTGACACTAATTTTCAAAAAAATGCAGGTATAAAAAAGTCGGACTTAGTAAAGAATTATTTAATGAGTGCTGAATTTGTAGCAAAAATAGGAGTGAATGGTCTTATAAAAAAGAAGGCAATTATAATTCCAGGGTATAAAAATAAATTGTTAATTTTTATAAATCGGCTTATATCTCGTTCATTTTCAAGGAAAATAATATTCAAATGTAATAAAAATTAA